In Thermomonas carbonis, a single genomic region encodes these proteins:
- a CDS encoding endonuclease/exonuclease/phosphatase family protein: MKTRTTRWLATCTALLLAACAATTPHSREHDAMASTPTGTLRVATYNTSLFDEDTGGLVARLELGNAQARKIAAVLQNVRPDIVLLNEFDYDDTHRAADLFQRDYLEVAQPGGGVPLHYPHRYLAPVNTGVPSGLDLDGNGETGGIGRDRGNDAWGYGLHPGQYGMLVLSRFPIDAAAVRTFQLLRWDAMPGALRPMVPATGKPFHADAVWQQLRLSSKSHWDVPIRTPSGTLHLLASHPTPPTFDGPEDRNGMRNADEIRLWREYISPGDNAWLCDDGGHCGGLAADARFIIAGDLNNDPVDGAGHHDAILEVLEHPRVLRMATPRSAGGEAKAREYAAAGIERLGAPAHVTGDFGPNVGALRLDYVLPSTGFVLAGSGVFWPAPGDADAAIADGSDHHLVWVDLR, encoded by the coding sequence ATGAAGACCCGCACGACGCGGTGGCTGGCCACCTGCACCGCATTGCTGCTGGCGGCCTGCGCGGCGACCACCCCTCACTCCAGGGAACACGACGCCATGGCATCGACGCCGACCGGCACGCTGCGCGTGGCGACCTACAACACCTCGTTGTTCGACGAGGACACCGGTGGCCTGGTCGCGCGGCTGGAACTGGGCAACGCGCAGGCGCGCAAGATCGCCGCAGTCCTGCAGAACGTCCGCCCCGACATCGTCCTGCTCAACGAGTTCGATTACGACGACACCCATCGCGCCGCCGACCTGTTCCAGCGCGATTACCTGGAAGTGGCGCAGCCCGGCGGTGGCGTTCCGCTGCACTACCCGCATCGCTATCTCGCGCCGGTCAACACCGGCGTGCCAAGCGGCCTCGACCTGGATGGCAATGGCGAGACCGGCGGGATCGGCCGCGACCGCGGCAACGATGCCTGGGGCTACGGCCTGCATCCCGGCCAGTACGGGATGCTGGTGCTGTCGCGCTTCCCGATCGACGCGGCGGCGGTGCGCACGTTCCAGTTGCTGCGCTGGGATGCGATGCCCGGCGCGCTGAGGCCGATGGTGCCGGCCACCGGCAAGCCCTTCCATGCCGATGCCGTGTGGCAGCAGCTGCGGCTGTCGTCGAAATCGCACTGGGACGTACCGATCCGGACGCCTTCGGGCACCTTGCACCTGCTCGCCTCGCATCCAACGCCTCCGACCTTCGACGGCCCCGAAGATCGCAATGGCATGCGCAACGCCGACGAGATCCGGCTCTGGCGCGAGTACATCTCGCCCGGCGACAACGCTTGGCTCTGCGATGACGGCGGCCATTGCGGCGGACTCGCCGCGGATGCGCGCTTCATCATCGCCGGCGACCTCAACAACGATCCGGTCGATGGCGCGGGCCACCACGACGCCATCCTCGAAGTACTCGAACATCCGCGGGTATTGCGCATGGCCACGCCGCGCAGTGCCGGCGGCGAGGCGAAGGCCCGCGAATATGCGGCGGCCGGCATCGAACGCCTTGGCGCACCCGCGCACGTCACCGGCGATTTCGGCCCGAACGTCGGTGCGCTGCGGCTGGACTACGTGTTGCCCTCGACCGGCTTCGTGCTTGCCGGCAGCGGCGTGTTCTGGCCCGCGCCGGGCGATGCGGATGCGGCGATCGCCGACGGCAGCGACCATCATCTGGTCTGGGTCGACCTGCGCTGA
- a CDS encoding arginyltransferase: protein MGTDADNLRMFHTGAHPCGYWDDREARDLVLDPRDPRLPLAYPMALDWGFRRSGDIVYRPSCSGCNACVAVRIPIDTFTPDRSQRRCLARNADVDARIVAPVRTDEHLALYRKYLASRHAGGGMDDHGAHEFDQFLVGSWNEGRFLELREHGTHTLLAVAVTDLAANALSAVYTFYDPEHAARGLGTLGVLRQIEWALRDHRSHLYLGYWIAGHPKMDYKRRFQPLEGFNGRGWRRLQA from the coding sequence ATGGGCACCGACGCCGACAACCTGCGCATGTTCCACACCGGCGCGCATCCCTGCGGCTACTGGGACGACCGCGAAGCCCGCGACCTGGTGCTGGATCCGCGTGATCCGCGCCTGCCGCTGGCCTACCCGATGGCGCTGGACTGGGGCTTCCGCCGCTCCGGCGACATCGTCTACCGGCCAAGTTGCAGCGGCTGCAATGCCTGCGTGGCGGTGCGCATCCCGATCGACACGTTCACGCCGGATCGCAGCCAGCGCCGTTGCCTGGCGCGCAATGCCGATGTCGACGCGCGCATCGTGGCGCCGGTGCGAACCGACGAGCACCTGGCGCTGTACCGAAAATACCTGGCCAGCCGGCATGCCGGCGGCGGCATGGACGACCACGGCGCGCACGAATTCGACCAGTTCCTGGTCGGTTCGTGGAACGAAGGGCGCTTCCTGGAGCTGCGCGAACACGGCACGCACACGCTGCTCGCAGTAGCCGTCACCGACCTCGCGGCCAATGCGCTGTCCGCGGTCTACACCTTCTACGATCCCGAACACGCCGCGCGCGGACTGGGAACGCTGGGTGTCTTGCGCCAGATCGAATGGGCACTCCGCGATCATCGCAGCCACCTGTACCTGGGCTACTGGATCGCCGGGCACCCGAAGATGGACTACAAGCGCCGCTTCCAGCCGCTGGAAGGCTTCAACGGCCGCGGCTGGCGACGCCTGCAGGCATGA
- the purT gene encoding formate-dependent phosphoribosylglycinamide formyltransferase, whose product MTRIGTPLSPHATRVLLLGSGELGKEVAIELQRFGVEVIAADRYANAPAMQVAHRSHVLDMLDGAAIRALIALEKPHLVVPEIEAISTQTLVELEAEGTARVIPTARAARLTMDREGIRRLAAETLGLATSPYRFVDTVEDYRAAVAALGIPCVVKPVMSSSGKGQSLVRSDADIDAAWEYAQTGGRAGAGRVIVEGFIDFDYEITLLTVRHAGGTDFCEPIGHLQRDGDYRESWQPQPMSALALQRSREIARAITDDLGGWGLFGVELFVKGDEVWFSEVSPRPHDTGLVTLVSQELSEFALHARAILGLPIHADAGGAIRQSGPSASCAVLAHGHGVPVFEGVDSALAHPDVQLRLFGKPRVEGHRRVAVTLARGDDIDTARALARDAAAALTVVLQPA is encoded by the coding sequence ATGACTCGCATCGGCACGCCGCTGTCCCCGCACGCCACCCGCGTGCTCCTGCTCGGCTCCGGCGAACTGGGCAAGGAAGTGGCGATCGAGTTGCAGCGCTTCGGTGTGGAGGTGATCGCCGCCGACCGCTACGCGAATGCGCCGGCGATGCAGGTCGCCCATCGCAGCCACGTACTGGACATGCTCGATGGCGCGGCGATCCGCGCGCTGATCGCGCTGGAGAAGCCGCATCTGGTCGTGCCGGAGATCGAGGCGATCAGCACGCAGACCTTGGTGGAACTCGAAGCCGAAGGCACCGCGCGCGTCATCCCGACCGCACGCGCCGCGCGGCTGACCATGGATCGCGAGGGCATCCGCCGGCTGGCCGCGGAAACACTGGGCCTGGCGACCTCGCCGTATCGCTTCGTCGATACCGTCGAGGACTATCGCGCCGCCGTCGCGGCGCTGGGAATTCCCTGCGTGGTCAAGCCGGTGATGTCGTCCTCCGGCAAGGGGCAGTCGCTGGTGCGCAGTGATGCCGACATCGACGCCGCCTGGGAGTACGCGCAAACCGGCGGTCGCGCCGGCGCCGGGCGCGTGATCGTCGAGGGCTTCATCGACTTCGACTACGAGATCACCCTGCTCACCGTGCGCCACGCCGGCGGCACCGATTTCTGCGAACCGATCGGCCACCTGCAGCGCGACGGCGACTACCGCGAGAGCTGGCAGCCGCAGCCGATGTCGGCGCTCGCCCTGCAGCGCTCTCGGGAGATCGCCCGCGCGATCACCGACGACCTCGGCGGCTGGGGACTGTTCGGCGTCGAGCTGTTCGTGAAGGGCGACGAAGTCTGGTTCAGCGAAGTCAGCCCGCGCCCGCACGACACCGGCCTGGTCACCCTGGTCTCGCAGGAACTCAGCGAATTCGCCCTGCATGCGCGCGCGATCCTGGGCCTGCCGATCCATGCCGATGCCGGCGGCGCGATTCGCCAGTCGGGACCGTCTGCGTCCTGCGCGGTACTGGCGCACGGGCATGGGGTGCCGGTGTTCGAAGGTGTGGATAGCGCGCTGGCGCATCCCGATGTGCAATTGCGCCTGTTCGGGAAACCGCGAGTGGAAGGCCATCGTCGGGTCGCGGTGACACTGGCGCGTGGCGACGACATCGACACCGCCCGCGCGCTGGCCCGCGATGCCGCGGCGGCGTTGACGGTGGTCTTGCAACCGGCGTGA